A genomic region of Clarias gariepinus isolate MV-2021 ecotype Netherlands chromosome 23, CGAR_prim_01v2, whole genome shotgun sequence contains the following coding sequences:
- the atad3 gene encoding ATPase family AAA domain containing 3, with translation MSWLFGLNKGQGGGGASSDVPLPPPPPPPAGSGGTGDKPKDKWSNFDPTGLERAAQAAKELDRSRHAKEALDLARMQEQSVQMEHQSKIKEYEAAVEQLKGDQIRIQAEERRKTLNEETKQNQARAQYQDKLARQRYEDQLRQQQAINEENLRRQEESVQKQEAMRKATIEHEMELRHKNEMLRIEAEAKARGRVERENADIIREQIRLKAAEHRQTVLESIRTAGAVFGEGFRAFVSDWDKVTATVAGLTLLAVGVYSAKNATGVAGRYIEARLGKPSLVRETSRITMAEAIKHPVKTSRRLMSKPQDALEGVVLSPSLEERVRDIAIATRNTRQNHGLYRNILMYGPPGTGKTLFAKKLAMHSGMDYAIMTGGDVAPMGREGVTAMHKVFDWAGTSRRGLLLFVDEADAFLRKRSTEKISEDLRATLNAFLYRTGEQSNKFMLVLASNQPEQFDWAINDRVDEIVNFALPGPEERERLVRLYFDKYVLEPATGGRQRMKLAQFDYGVKCSEIAKRTEGMSGREISKLGVAWQAAAYSSEDGVLTEAMIDARVDDAVRQHMQKMDWLHGDGVLDNEGRAAPADHQGGKGAKVGFILPQGSSPKAHEVLSPLKECLDSSSTIPPAGGEEEGLSATEKGNVPVEGEGRDKHTQHTAVPPKDGTPV, from the exons ATGTCGTGGCTCTTCGGGCTGAATAAAGGACAAGGCGGCGGCGGCGCGAGCTCGGATGTTCCGttacccccccctccccctccccctgcGGGATCCGGGGGGACCGGAGACAAACCCAAGGACAAATGGAGCAACTTCGACCCCACGGGGCTGGAGAGAGCGGCACAGGCCGCCAAGGAGCTCGACCGGTCCC GCCATGCGAAGGAGGCGCTGGACCTGGCGCGCATGCAGGAGCAGTCGGTGCAGATGGAACACCAGAGCAAGATAAAG GAATACGAGGCGGCAGTGGAGCAGTTAAAGGGGGATCAGATCCGCATCCAGGCGGAAGAACGGAGGAAAACGCTTAACGAAGAAACGAAGCAGAACCAAGcg AGAGCTCAGTACCAGGACAAACTGGCACGGCAGCGCTATGAGGATCAGCTCCGtcaacag CAAGCTATAAATGAGGAGAACCTGCGCAGACAGGAGGAGTCCGTACAGAAACAGGAGGCTATGAGGAAAG ccacCATTGAACATGAGATGGAGTTGAGGCACAAGAATGAGATGCTGCGGATCGAGGCGGAGGCTAAAGCTCGCGGCCGGGTGGAGAGAGAGAACGCTGACATCATCAGGGAGCAGATCCGCCTTAAAGCagctgaacacagacagactgtACTGGAGAGTatacg AACTGCCGGTGCTGTGTTTGGGGAGGGTTTTAGGGCTTTCGTCTCAGACTGGGACAAAGTGACTGCTACG GTGGCAGGACTCACTCTGCTGGCCGTGGGCGTCTACTCTGCGAAAAACGCCACAGGTGTGGCAGGGAGGTACATCGAGGCTCGGCTCGGGAAGCCGTCTCTGGTGAGGGAGACGTCGCGGATCACGATGGCAGAGGCCATCAAACACCCCGTCAAG acCAGCAGGAGGTTAATGAGTAAGCCTCAGGACGCTCTGGAAGGCGTGGTGCTCAGT CCGTCTCTGGAGGAACGCGTCCGTGACATCGCCATAGCGACCCGGAACACCCGCCAGAACCATGGTCTCTACAGGAACATCCTGATGTACGGACCTCCTGGGACGGGGAAAACACTCTTTGCcaag AAATTGGCGATGCATTCTGGGATGGACTACGCCATCATGACCGGGGGAGACGTCGCCCCCATGGGGCGGGAAGGTGTAACTGCCATGCACAAGGTGTTTGACTGGGCCGGGACCAGCCGCAGAGG CCTGCTGCTGTTTGTGGACGAAGCTGACGCTTTCCTGCGCAAGAGATCCACC GAGAAGATCAGCGAGGACCTGCGAGCCACACTGAACGCCTTCCTGTACCGAACTGGAGAGCAAAGCAACaa GTTCATGCTGGTTTTGGCCAGTAACCAGCCCGAGCAGTTCGACTGGGCCATTAACGACCGCGTGGACGAGATCGTGAACTTCGCTCTGCCCGGgcctgaggagagagagagactcgtCCGGCTGTACTTCGACAAATATGTCCTGGAGCCGGCCACCGGGGGGAGACA gcgGATGAAGCTGGCGCAGTTCGACTACGGAGTGAAGTGTTCGGAGATCGCCAAACGCACAGAGGGCATGTCGGGTCGAGAGATTTCCAAACTGGGCGTGGCCTGGCAG GCCGCGGCGTACTCCTCTGAGGACGGCGTCCTGACCGAGGCCATGATCGATGCGCGCGTGGACGACGCTGTCCGGCAGCACATGCAGAAGATGGACTGGCTGCACGGGGACGGCGTTCTGGACAACGAGGGCCGCGCGGCTCCCGCAGATCACCAGGGGGGCAAAGGCGCCAAAGTGGGCTTCATCCTGCCCCAGGGTTCTTCCCCAAAGGCACACGAGGTTCTGAGTCCGCTAAAGGAATGTCTGGACTCCAGCAGTACCATTCCACCGGCGGGGGGCGAGGAGGAGGGGCTCAGCGCCACAGAAAAGGGGAACGTTCCAGTAGAGGGGGAGGGGcgagataaacacacacaacacaccgcCGTGCCGCCTAAAGATGGCACACCGGTTTAa
- the fndc10 gene encoding fibronectin type III domain-containing protein 10 has translation MRSRRSALVVSCLSVMLCCWTGTRAWSTGDVSNKSTYSLLRVAPRQDGDGEQQETRTDSSGSNRSDLLKEGSVCAYRVLEQGKDGRLCFRHTRVNFTCPGSTCRQVRSPGGLLVANLLSNSTVLLQWTYPMVQEGSGHILANSEVQTQASTGSPPPAPPKGPRAAQREPRGGFRMRCWWNGSYTQFECASVHLASGCRDYLLSELHENVPYRICLQPAVWGGPGECVEFSVTPTGMQDIVIAMMMVGGAICVMLVIICLLVAYITENIMSPNMQLTLGTQQQHSLRSHNTYL, from the coding sequence ATGAGGAGCCGCCGGAGCGCACTGGTCGTCTCCTGTCTCTCCGTGATGCTCTGCTGCTGGACTGGGACTCGCGCCTGGAGCACCGGTGACGTCAGTAATAAGAGTACTTACAGCCTGTTAAGGGTCGCACCACGGCAGGACGGAGACGGAGAGCAGCAGGAAACCAGGACCGACTCGAGCGGCAGCAACAGGAGCGACCTGCTCAAAGAAGGCAGCGTGTGTGCGTACCGCGTCCTGGAGCAAGGCAAAGATGGACGGCTGTGCTTCCGACACACTCGGGTCAACTTCACCTGTCCAGGCAGCACCTGCAGACAAGTCAGATCCCCTGGAGGTCTCCTGGTAGCCAACCTGCTCTCCAACAGCACTGTGCTGCTCCAGTGGACCTACCCCATGGTGCAGGAAGGATCAGGACACATTCTAGCGAACTCAGAGGTCCAGACTCAAGCGTCTACCGGGTCTCCTCCTCCGGCCCCACCGAAGGGCCCCAGAGCGGCGCAGCGGGAGCCTAGAGGGGGCTTCAGGATGAGGTGCTGGTGGAATGGCAGCTACACTCAGTTCGAGTGTGCGAGTGTGCACCTGGCCAGTGGCTGCAGGGACTATTTACTGAGCGAGCTCCACGAAAACGTGCCCTATCGAATCTGCCTGCAGCCGGCGGTTTGGGGCGGGCCCGGCGAGTGCGTGGAGTTCAGCGTGACGCCCACGGGGATGCAGGACATTGTCATTGCCATGATGATGGTGGGCGGAGCCATCTGTGTAATGCTGGTCATCATCTGCCTGCTGGTGGCCTACATCACCGAGAACATCATGAGCCCCAACATGCAGCTGACACTCGGCACGCAGCAGCAGCACTCGCTCCGTTCACACAACACGTACCTCTGA
- the mrpl20 gene encoding 39S ribosomal protein L20, mitochondrial, with the protein MVFLTLSCWIRNRGPDRYWKVQELLKHARHFRGRKNRCYSLAVRAVRRAFVYASKARKAKRRSMRTLWISRVAAACREHGIKYPVLMYNLVQCSVQLNRRVLSDLAITEPRTFQSLVELARARQQEGLRAALGDGKEPPGVFSRITQLQ; encoded by the exons ATGGTGTTTCTGACTCTTTCGTGTTGGATCCGGAACCGAGGACCAGACCGATACTGGAAAGTGCAGGAGCTTCTGAAGCACGCGCGG CACTTCAGAGGGAGGAAGAATCGCTGTTACAGCTTGGCGGTGCGCGCCGTGCGCAGGGCGTTTGTTTACGCCTCCAAAGCGAGGAAAGCCAAACGGCGCAGCATGAGGACG CTGTGGATCTCTCGTGTGGCCGCAGCATGTCGGGAACACGGCATCAAATATCCCGTTCTGATGTACAACTTGGTGCAG tgCAGTGTGCAGTTGAACCGGCGTGTGCTGAGCGACCTGGCCATCACAGAGCCCCGCACCTTCCAGTCGCTGGTGGAGTTGGCGCGAGCTCGGCAGCAGGAGGGCCTCCGGGCGGCGCTGGGTGACGGGAAGGAGCCTCCGGGCGTGTTCTCACGCATCACACAGCTGCAGTGA
- the tmem240b gene encoding transmembrane protein 240, which yields MIFMAVGAAVVMVIARCVDMNALLDRFHNYILPHVRGPERVCHCTCGRHRVQYVIPYEGSSSPDRDLPAGGSSVTKQEVDLVLGLLLGFCISWVLLWLDRTLHRVLRAWRSHPQKDVWRSWKWVSRMCNVQELRRRLQQRRNNSGGDNNVVHVKHRHYHNGHLSPRRL from the exons ATGATCTTTATGGCCGTCGGCGCCGCCGTGGTGATG GTGATCGCGCGCTGTGTGGACATGAACGCGCTGCTCGATCGCTTTCACAACTACATTCTTCCTCATGTGCGGGGGCCGGAGCGGGTGTGTCACTGCACCTGTGGCAG ACACCGGGTGCAATACGTGATCCCGTACGAGGGTTCGAGCTCACCAGACCGAGATCTTCCAGCAGGGGGCAGCAGCGTGACTAAGCAGGAAGTGGACCTAGTGTTGGGGTTGCTGCTGGGCTTCTGTATCAGCTGGGTTCTGCTCTGGCTTGACAGAACCCTGCACCGGGTTCTTCGGGCTTGGAGATCCCACCCACAAAAAG ACGTGTGGAGGTCGTGGAAGTGGGTGAGCAGGATGTGTAACGTACAGGAGCTTCGCAGGAGGCTGCAGCAGCGCAGGAACAACAGCGGCGGAGACAACAACGTGGTGCACGTCAAACACAGACACTACCACAACGGGCACCTGAGCCCACGCAGACTCTAA
- the ssu72 gene encoding RNA polymerase II subunit A C-terminal domain phosphatase SSU72 translates to MPSHPLRVAVVCSSNQNRSMEAHNILSKRGFDVRSFGTGSHVKLPGPAPDKPNVYDFKTTYEQMYSDLVRKDKELYTQNGILHMLERNKRIKTRPERFQNCKDQFDLVITCEERVYDQVLEDLNSREQETLQPVHVINVDIQDNHEEATLGAFLICELCQCIQHTDDMENDIDELLQEFEDKSSRPFLHTVCFY, encoded by the exons ATGCCAAGCCATCCGCTTCGCGTAGCGGTGGTGTGCTCGAGTAACCAGAACCGCAGCATGGAAGCACACAACATCCTCAG CAAGCGCGGTTTCGATGTTCGATCTTTCGGCACCGGAAGCCACGTGAAACTCCCAGGACCCGCTCCAGACAAGCCTAATGTGTATGACTTCAAAACCACTTACGAACAGATGTACAGCGACCTGGTCCGAAAGGACAAGGAACT ATACACACAGAACGGGATCCTGCACATGCTGGAGCGCAACAAGCGTATCAAGACTCGACCAGAACGTTTCCAGAACTGTAAGGACCAGTTTGACCTGGTCATCACCTGTGAGGAGAGAGTGTACGACCAGGTGCTGGAGG acCTGAACTCGCGCGAACAGGAGACGTTACAGCCGGTGCATGTCATCAACGTGGACATCCAGGACAACCACGAGGAGGCCACGCTCGGAGCCTTCCTCATCTGTGAGCtgtgtcagtgt attcAACACACTGATGACATGGAGAACGATATCGATGAGCTGCTGCAGGAATTTGAAGACAAAAGCAGCCGTCCATTCCTCCACACAGTCTGCTTCTACTga
- the sdhb gene encoding succinate dehydrogenase [ubiquinone] iron-sulfur subunit, mitochondrial, with amino-acid sequence MAAVCFSLRRSGAAAARASALTASARYAQTAAAVQPNIKTFQIYRWDPDKPGDKPRMQTYEIDLKTCGPMVLDALIKIKNEIDPSLTFRRSCREGICGSCAMNINGGNTLACLNKIDTDTSKVSKIYPLPHMYVVKDLVPDMNNFYAQYKSIEPYLKRKDESQQGKEQYLQSVDDRQKLDGLYECILCACCSTSCPSYWWNSDKYLGPAVLMQAYRWMVDSRDEYTEERLSKLQDPFSLYRCHTILNCTKTCPKGLNPGKAIAEIKKMMATYKEKKSATA; translated from the exons ATGGCGGCTGTGTGTTTCTCCTTGAGGCGCTCTGGAGCAGCGGCCGCGCGCGCTTCGGCCCTGACCGCG AGCGCCCGGTATGCGCAGACAGCAGCAGCCGTTCAGCCAAACATCAAGACGTTCCAGATTTACCGCTGGGATCCGGATAAGCCCGGGGACAAACCGCGCATGCAGACGTATGAGATCGACCTGAAGAC cTGTGGGCCGATGGTGTTGGATGCtctgattaaaataaagaatgagATCGATCCTAGTCTCACCTTCAGACGATCCTGCAGAGAAG gtatcTGCGGTTCGTGTGCGATGAACATTAACGGTGGAAACACACTGGCGTGTCTGAACAAGATCGACACTGACACCAGTAAAGTGAGCAAGATCTACCCTCTGCCCCACATGTACGTGGTTAAAGACCTGGTACCG GACATGAATAATTTTTATGCTCAGTATAAGTCTATCGAGCCGTATCTGAAGAGGAAGGACGAGAGTCAGCAGGGGAAGGAGCAGTACCTGCAGAGTGTAGACGACCGACAGAAACtg GACGGTCTGTACGAGTGTATCCTGTGTGCGTGCTGCAGTACCAGCTGTCCCAGTTACTGGTGGAACAGCGATAAGTACTTGGGACCCGCAGTGCTGATGCAG gcgtACCGGTGGATGGTGGACTCTCGTGATGAGTACACCGAGGAGCGTCTGTCTAAGCTGCAGGACCCGTTTTCTCTGTACCGCTGTCACACCATCCTGAACTGCACTAAGACCTGCCCCAAG ggTCTGAACCCCGGGAAGGCCATCGCTGAGATTAAGAAAATGATGGCGACGTATAAGGAGAAGAAATCAGCCACTGCGTGA